A genomic segment from Diospyros lotus cultivar Yz01 chromosome 5, ASM1463336v1, whole genome shotgun sequence encodes:
- the LOC127802597 gene encoding probable plastid-lipid-associated protein 4, chloroplastic yields MEASQSHYISMALSSHLASTILSATTHSSSSSHSPPKVPNSQHCSSLNTLSFQAKPTAQHIPSLSAGASLRHKWRTNVSFFTSFLSKPRDAKPIKEELLEAISPLDRGADATPEDQQRIDQIARKLEAANPTKEPLKSDLLNGKWELIYTTSQSILQTQRPKFLRSRTNYQAINVDTLRAQNMESWPFFNQVTADLTPLNARKVAVKFDFFKIGGLIPVKAPERARGELEITYLDEELRVSRGDKGNLFVLKMIDPSYRVPV; encoded by the exons ATGGAAGCCAGCCAAAGCCACTACATTTCCATGGCTTTATCTTCTCACCTTGCCAGCACAATCCTCTCCGCCACtacccattcttcttcttcctcacactCTCCCCCTAAAGTCCCTAATTCTCAGCATTGTTCTTCACTGAATACCCTCTCTTTTCAGGCCAAACCCACCGCCCAACACATCCCCAGCCTCTCTGCCGGCGCCTCTCTCCGCCACAAATGGAGAACCAATGTCTCTTTCTTCACCTCCTTTCTGAGCAAGCCCAGAGATGCCAAACCCATCAAAGAGGAGCTTCTCGAGGCCATTTCACCCCTTGATCGAGGTGCAGATGCCACCCCCGAAGATCAGCAGAGGATCGATCAG ATTGCACGCAAACTTGAAGCGGCCAATCCAACAAAGGAACCTCTAAAATCTGATTTGCTAAATGGGAAATGGGAACTTATATACACAACTTCACAATCAATTTTGCAAACCCAG AGACCCAAATTCCTAAGATCAAGGACAAACTACCAGGCAATCAATGTGGATACATTAAGAGCTCAAAATATGGAATCTTGGCCATTCTTCAACCAG GTAACTGCAGATTTAACACCTCTGAATGCAAGAAAGGTGGCCGTAAAATTTGACTTTTTCAAAATTGGAGGCCTG ATACCTGTTAAAGCTCCCGAACGAGCTCGAGGTGAGCTAGAGATTACCTACTTGGATGAAGAGTTGCG AGTATCGAGAGGCGACAAAGGGAACTTGTTTGTCTTGAAGATGATAGACCCTTCTTATAGGGTTCCAGTTTGA